The region GAACCTTCAGTGCTTTATCGCCCAGCGATTTGTGTTCACCGTCGAGCAGGGACGGATCGATATGCACCGTCCAACCTTCGATGTCGCGGATGACGTGTGTTTCGTCAGCCGGTTCCGCCGCCGACACCGAACCGCAGATGACCAAAAGAAGACCGCATAGACGCCACATAGAACCGCTCTCCGCTCGCGTGTGATGAATCAAGATCGATGAATCGAAACTCGATCATACGCGGTCTGATTCCTGTCATCCATACGAACGACGCCAGTGTCGTCATCGGCTGAAGGCTGAACGATCAAAAGAGCCGTGGCACACTTTTGAGACTGTCAGGCGGCTTGGCGTTGTCGTTGTTTGCGGACGCGAGGTTCGCTTTTCCAGCGACGATGGACCCAGAAGTACTGCTCCGGAGCCAACCGCACGACTCGTTCCAACGCCGTGGTGTACGCTTCGGTGAGTTCACGGACGGCGTTTGGCCCGTCGAAGTCGGCGGAGTCGATGACTTCCTCGGTTCCGAGTTCAAACTTTACCCAGCGACGATTGATGAAATCATCCGGCAACCGTCGTGCATATCCGACGAGCAACACCGCCCGATATTGAAGCGCGAGCAATGCCACACTTTTGAACGTCGAGGCGGGCTTCCCGAAGAACGGGACGAACAACCCTTTTTTCCCGGCATCTTGGTCGGCGAGCAAACCGAGATTCCCCCGGTGCTCCATGTATTGCACCATGTCCGACCCGCCGCCCTTTTTGGAGAGCAATTGATGTCCGGTCCGCATTCGCCATTGGCGGAACCACTCGTGTAGGTAGGGGTTATCGAGATCTCTTGCGACCACGCCCATCGGGTAGCCGAACACGCCGAACGTGGAGATCGCCATTTCCCAGTTGCCGAAGTGGCCGCTCAACACCATCACCGGACGACCACTGCACATCGCTTTGATGGTTTCGTCACGATGCCGAAAGTTGAGGAACTCTGCGCAATTGTCGAGCCGAAACTTGCGGGGAATCTGCACAATCTCAACGACCATGCGAAACAAGTGCTTCCACATGCCGAGAATAATGCGATCGACTTCCGCATCGGGAACCGACTCTCCAAACGCCGTGCGGATGTTCTCCGCGGCGACGTGGTACCGCGTCATTTTCTTCGGTAGCACATG is a window of Thalassoroseus pseudoceratinae DNA encoding:
- a CDS encoding lysophospholipid acyltransferase family protein, which produces MSEATPKPKKKKKKKPKSLWRYRAEYFAFRAVVCVIDMLPFRASVKAAEGLAWCVFHVLPKKMTRYHVAAENIRTAFGESVPDAEVDRIILGMWKHLFRMVVEIVQIPRKFRLDNCAEFLNFRHRDETIKAMCSGRPVMVLSGHFGNWEMAISTFGVFGYPMGVVARDLDNPYLHEWFRQWRMRTGHQLLSKKGGGSDMVQYMEHRGNLGLLADQDAGKKGLFVPFFGKPASTFKSVALLALQYRAVLLVGYARRLPDDFINRRWVKFELGTEEVIDSADFDGPNAVRELTEAYTTALERVVRLAPEQYFWVHRRWKSEPRVRKQRQRQAA